The sequence AAAACCTGCGGCTAACCATCTTAGGGCTTGAATGTTGGAAACTTGTCCTTGAATTTCACCTGGTAAAACTTGTACTATGTCAAAGCCTACCCCAGCAAAGGCAAGAACAAATATAAAAATAATAATAGCGTCAATCATAATAAATAGTGTTATCCTTGTTTGGATACAGATAGTTAATTATATCTTTCCATCAGCAGTGCCTTTAATTATTCGGCAAAGTCTTAATCTATTTTAACTTTTCATCGTAATTTCAGAAGTTCGGTTATCTTTTCTGGTTTAGGTTTAGTGAAGGTAACACTTTTTGTTAGTCAGTGGTTTTAAGTTCGACTAATTCCTTCTAACAACATAATATTTATCTATTTTCCCTACAGTAATTTATCACGATGGTAATGTTTTTTTTCAATAAATATAAGTAAAATTTACTTGATAATTAGTTAAATTATTAGTTGCTGATGATAAATATTATAATATACGAATAATTATTCAAAAAACATATTGCTTATTATTTTAGGCTGTTATTAATTATTTTTCGTTGTTTCTGTTATTGGGATTATTAACAAAATAAATATTTCAGTAAATAATATTCATCTTTTATAAAAAAGTACGGATAATTATAATGAGTTTTTATTAATGATAAAATATCGTTTTATAGTTGAGAATTTTAGATTAAGGGTGTAAAATTTAGGGATAATTAAATTTTAGGCTACAACAACAATTGCGATTAAGGTTATTAGATAATGAAAACTATTTTACGAAGGTTAATTTTATTTGTTGTTTTAATTGTTTTTCTGACGGGCTGTGTGCGTTATGATGTGGGGGTGAATTTTTCTCAAGCTAATAATGGTACGATTATTCAACATATTAAATTAGGTGAACAATTAACCAGTTTTAGTGAAGGGGAAGGGAATGCTTGGTTGAATGGTATTCAAAAACAGGCGTTGAGTTTACATGGAAAGGTAAAAAGATTATCTGCTGAAGAATTGGTAGTTACCATTCCTTTTAATAATGGGCAAGATTTGGTAGATAAGTTTAATCAATTTTTTGTTTCTGGGGTTGATGCTTCTGGTTTAACTCGGGCGCGGGGCGAAAGTCTGTTGGATTTAGATGCTAGTATGAGTATTCAACAAAATAATGGGATTTTCTTTGAGCGCAATGTGTTACATTTTTCGGCGGATTTAACTCCTTTGGGGGTGGTTTCCGATGAGGGTAATATTATTATTTCGTCTGGTGATTTGATTAATTTACAGTTAAATTTTAATTTTCCTTGGGGCGCAAAGTTAGTGACTAATGATTTTCCTACTTGGCAACGGGGAGAAGATAATCAATATCATGTTACTTTGAAAGCCGGGCAGGTTAATGATGTGAGGGCTATTTTTTGGCTACCTAATTATATCGGTTTGGGGGCAGTAGCGATCGCCCTTTTTACTCTTTTGGGTTTTATCCTCAAATATCCTGAGTCTCTCAAATCCCTTAAAAAAAGTTAGCTTTTAATTATTTTCAACACCCCTGAATATCTTATCTTTAATTAGATAGTGATCATTTTTTCTAGGTAGCCATAATTTACTTTACCCTGAGGATTACGGGGAATTTTATCGACTTTTAACCATATTTTTGGTATTTTATAATGACTAAGATGCGATCGTAATTTATCCTTCATGCTATCTAAATTATATAGTTCATTATTTTTAACAATGGGTACATATATGGCACAAATAATTTGTCCCCAATAATCATGGTTTTTACCAATAATAACTACATCCTTCGCTAACCCTATTTTGACAATTAATTCTTCTATTTCTAAGGGGTGAACATTTTCCCCTCCTGAAATTATTTTACGACTATTACGACCAACAATATGTAAATAATTATCTAAGTCAAAATAACCTAAATCATCAGTTTCAAAACTATCATAATCTTGATAATTAGGATAATATCCCTTAAACAAAGACGTACCCCTAATGGTAATTTTACCAATTCTTTCTTTTTCTGATTCTATGCTAATTTTAGCATGGGGCAAAACCCTTCCACTACCCTTTTGATGAGCAAAAAAATCATCTGGTTTTAAAATGGTTATCCCTGAAGCTGTTTCCGTCATACCATAGGTTAGAGCAAGATTTATTTGTTTAAATCTACATATATTTTGTAAGTTTTGAGAAGTGTGACAACCCCCCACCAAAACTGTTTTAAATTTTTTTAACCAACTAGAATTATTGTTCAAAAAAAAATGTAATTGTGTGGGTACAAGAGAAATGAAAAAGTCTTGATAATTAATGTTTAAAGGAACTACTTTTTTTAATATAGAATAGTCATGAATATGTAATTTTCCCCTAGTTATAAAAGCTCTAACAATTTGCATTAAGCCACTGACATGACAAAGGGGAAGACAACAAAAACAATTAATCTTTTCTTCTTGCCAAAAATCTCTAAATCCCATGGCTGAATTGCTCAGGGTTTCCCATGTGTGAATGGCAAATTTTATTTTGCCTGATGTTCCCCCGGTGGGAATCATAATACCTTGATATTGATGATGATTTTGATGATTATTATATTCTTTTTCTATATTTTCACTAAAGAAGAAGTCAGGTTTTATTAATTCAGTAACTTGCTCTAATTCTTTTCTTTTCCATTGGGGATTAATTAAAACAATAGATGATTTAGTTACCAGGGTTGCTAAAAAGATACTGATAAATTGTTGGGGATTTTTTGTCGATAAACAGATAATTTTAGATTGCTTTTTGTTATTTTTATTAATTTTATCAACGTAGTAGCTTGTCTGACCTTGCAAAAATATTTTTTGGTTATTATAGGTGCAGTTATTTTCAAATTCTTTTAATTGTTCTAATATCATAAAAAATCTATTGAGCTAAGAAAAATAAGATTTTTTTGACAACTTAATAGGCGATTGATTAATAAAAATTGATACCAATTATTTTAAGTTAATTTATCTTTTTGTAGTGTAAATTTTTTTAAATAAAATACTATTTTATGGATAGACTAGCATAGTCTATATTATGTTTATTTTATAGTGGAAACCTATGTTTTTTAAATTTTTGTAAGAAATAATTATTAAATATATAAATATAATTATGAAATAGTTAAAGCTAATAAGTCAATAATCAGAGTAATTTTTGTAACTATTTTTAACAAAAAAAAGGGGGACAACGTCCACCCTTAAAATAAGAAGGTTGATAATTTAAGAAATAGATCTAACAGCATTAACATTTAAGCCTTGCTTAGTCAATTCTTGGGTTAGAGCAAGGTTATTTTTGATTCTATCGACAAATAAAATCCCTGTAAGATGATCCATTTCATGTTGTATTACTCTTGCCATCCATCCCGATGCTTTAATTCTTTGTTTTTTACCGCTTAAATTCTTGAATTCTACTTCAATTTTTGAAGGGCGGGTGACATCGAGAAAAACATTAGGTATGCTTAAACATCCTTCCTCTAGGACGCAAACTTCCTTGCTATATTTTTTGATGACGGGGTTAATCATAACAAGGGGAGGATAATTCTCATTATCAGGCTGAAGATCAACTACGATCATTTGTTTATTAACTCCGACTTGGGGAGCTGCTAAACCGATGCCATTTTCAGCGTACATGGTTTGAAGCATTTTTACCGCTAATTCTTTCACTGATTCATCAATTTTGGCGATGCGTTTAGCGTTTTGTCTGAGAACTTTATCTCCTAATATATGTAGTTGTAACGGTGCTTTTACTTTCTCTTTTTCGACAACTAATGTATTGGTCATAGTTTAATTTTTTATGCTAAGGTTAACAAGTCTCTTTTCTTTGATCATAAAACATTGTTGTATTGATGTTGAAATGGTGGGGGTGATGGGCAAGGATATATTATGACTCTTGTTTGAGTAACCAAAAACCTTCAAAGGATTCTGAGTCTGGAGAAGATTGAATGGCAAGGAAATGGACTCCATGGGCTTGTTGTTTGGTATTTTCAAAGCCTTCCCCTTCGGCTAGGGTTTTGTCATCGGTGAGGTTAGCTAATATCCAACTGTCGCTGACTCCTGTTTCTAGGCAAATGCGGGGAAATTGTCCTTTTTCTAGGCGTAGATAGCCTAACTCTAGCCCAGACATCCAAGCGGCGAGGGGTAATGCTCGTTTTGAGAAGATAATTAAGCCTGGGATTTTGGTATTTTCTTTGATGTTAGCAAGGGAGAGGGGAAATGCTTCACCAAATGCGATCGCCCACTGGTTCATATCTTGAAAATCATCACTACCCAGAGAGACTAAAGCCCATTTATCGGTGCGATCGCCCTTAACCGCATCGGGTAAACTAATGGCATTACCTTGGGGATATTGTACCGAAGCAGTATTTTTAGGCGCTTGGTAACCCTCTTGATGGGGATAAAAATCAACCTCCCTTTCATCCAACCAACGATTGAGGGCATAGGTGTGACGGGAAGGAAAAACAGGAATACCAGCATCATCACAGGCTTTGATGATCATATTATTCATTTGACGGCGAAAAAATCTAATTTTACTAGGAGTTTCCCCCGCTTTTTCCATGGCAGAGGCGATCGCACCTCCTAAAGTGATAGAATTAACGTCACTATTAGAGCAAAACTGAGAATAGCGAAACAAAGAATTATAATCACTATCAATATCCGTCGGACTTTCGCAAATCAAAATTTCCCAAAGTTTTTTATTATTTTCATCAAAAATTGGACGTGAATAAAAATCTAACTCCCAAATTCTTCCCATATTAATAAATTTTTAAAATAAAACAAACAATATTATCAACTTAGTATCATATCACCCCCACTCCTCATCACCCCCACTCCTCATCACCCCCACTCCCCATCACCATAATTAAATATTTATAAGGGAAAGATGTTATTTCGGATAATCTCACCTATAATTAGCCCTAGAAAAACTAGACCATAGATTGTATATTTACAAAAAACTATACTAACTCCAACAATCTACCAGAAATATATAAAACTAATTGCTCAAGATAAATAAATCATGGTATATACTCTAGGTTCAGTAGAAGAATTTATCGCTACTGTAGCGCCCTTTGATCGTCTTTCACCCAGCGAAATAAAACAACTAGCCCAAGAATTTAACCCCTTAAAATATGAAATGGGGCAAATCATGCTAGTCAAAGATAAAATTCCTCCCTACATTTCTATCATATATGAAGGACAAGCCCGTTATATCGGTTACGATCCTCGTACCAGTTTACCCCTAAGTTTAAAACTAATTAGCCATGGTAACGTCATCGGTTGGCAAAGTTTGATGAGGGGTTTTGCCTGTGAAACGGCGATCGCCTCTACCCCCGTAGTAGCCCTCACCCTCGCCAGGGAGAAATTTTTAAACCTACTCCAACAAAAACGGGAAATTAAAGAATATTACCAAAATACTCCCGGATTAATCGAAATTTTTGATAGCCTAGGTTATCAACTCAGCCATCGTGCCACAGGGGAAGGAAACCTGAAAATATTGAGTCAAGAAGCCCTGAAAACATCCCAAGTAACCCACCTAGAAAAAGGGAAAATAAATAGCCTACCCCCGGCCCCCGAAGGACATATCTGGTGCTTTAGTGGCGGTAAAATTCAAAACCTTTCCATCGGCGCCACCGTCAACCCCCGAGAAACCCTAGAAGCTGATACCGAAATAAGGCTAGTATCCCTCGATATTACCCTCATTGAATCAGCCCATAGTAATAGCGTCGAGGCTCGTGACAACGGCTCAACACCAGCCCCCACAGAAAATAAAGACGATCCCTGGCAAGACAATAAAACTCCCTCTCCCTCAAGGGAGCAAAACCCCCCCGTTACCCCTGAAATCCTCATGGACGAGGATAATATTCCCCAGGCCGATAACAGCATTTTACAAGAGCAACCCCAAAACCTATTTAAAGAACCCAAACAAGCCCTTAAAAGTTATCCCTATTTTTCGGGGAGAAGTGAGGCAGACATCGGAATTGCCTGTTTTCGGATGTTAAGTAAATACTTTAATATTCCCTACAAAGGTGATATTTTGACTAGGGTGATTAAACAACAAGTGGAAAACAATGGTGCTTTATCCCTTGATGTGTGCGGTGCGATCGGTGAATTATTAGGCTTAACCAGTCAATTAGTAGAAGTTCCCGCAGGGGCATTTGCCAGACTAGAAGCCCCCATATTAGTCAAACTAGAAGATTCCCTCGTCGTCATCTACGCTACAGGGGACAAAACCATCGTCGTAGCAGATCCCACCCTCGGTAGAGTTAGGGAAATGAAAACCATCAGTTTCCTAGAAAGATGGGGACAAAAAGGCAAGGCCTTACTACTGAAAAAAAATAAAGAAACCGCCCAACAAAAATTTGGTTTAAATTGGTTTATTCCCTCCCTAATTAAATTTAAATGGATGTTAGTGGAAGTGTTTATCGCCTCCTTCTTCGTCCAACTCTTTGCCCTCGCCAATCCTTTAATGATTCAGGTAATCATCGATAAAGTAATTGTGCAAAATAGCCCCGATACCCTGCAAGTATTAGGGATTTTCCTTGTGGTTCTCGCCGTTTTTGAAGCCATTCTCAGTACCCTGCGCACCTATTCCTTTGTGGATACCACCAACCGCATCGATATGGCCTTGGGTTCAGAAATCATTGACCATCTTTTGAGATTACCCCTGAGGTACTTTGAAAAACGCCCAGTGGGGGAAATTTCGACCCGTATCAACGAGTTAGAGAACATTAGGTCATTTTTGACAGGAACAGCCCTAACCGTGGTGTTAGACGCTGTTTTCTCGGTGATTTATATTGTGGTAATGGTGATTTATAGCCCTACCCTTACCCTCGTATCCATGGGTATTATTCCCATTTTTATTGTTTTAACCTATATCTTTTCTCCCTTGATTCGTCGTCAATTGAGAGAAAAAGCAGAACGGAACGCCGAAACCCAATCTCACTTGGTGGAGGTGATGTCAGGGATTCAAACCGTTAAGGCTCAAAATATTGAATTAAGATCCCGTTGGGAATGGCAAGAACGTTATGCCCGTTATGTGGGTACAGGATTTAGGACGGTGATTACTCAAACCTTAGCGGGTTCGGCTAGTAACTTTCTCAATCAACTTTCTCAACTATTGGTGTTGTGGGTAGGAGCTTATTTGGTATTACAGGGAGAGTTAACCCTAGGGCAATTAATTGCTTTCCGTATCATTGCGGGTTATGTAACTTCCCCCATTTTACGCCTTGCCCAACTATGGCAAAACTTCCAACAAACAGCCTTATCCCTAGAGCGTTTGGCAGATATTGTTGATCATCCCCAAGAGGGTGAGGAGGATCGGGATAATATTCCTATGCCGAGTATTGAGGGTAATTTGAAGTATGAAAATGTTTGTTTCCGTTTTAAACCTAATACTCCTTTACAGCTTAATAATGTTAGCATTGAATTCCCCGCGGGTACTTTTGTGGGTATCGTCGGCGAAAGTGGAGCGGGTAAGAGTACCCTAACCAAATTGGTGGCAAGACTTTATGAACCTGAGTCGGGAAGAATTATGATTGATGGTTATGATGTTAACCGAGTGGAGTTATATTCTTTACGTCGTCAAATTGGGGTTGTACCTCAGGAGAGTTTGTTGTTTGAGGGAACTATTATGGATAATATTGCCCTGACAAATCCTGATGCCACCACTGAAGATATTATTGAGGCCGCTAAAATTGCTGTGGCCCACGAATTTATTATGAATTTACCCAATGGTTATAATACAAGGGTAGGAGAGAGGGGGGCATCTTTATCGGGAGGACAAAGACAGCGCATTGCGATCGCCCGTTCGGTGTTGCAAAATCCTCGGATGTTAATTTTGGACGAAGCCACCAGCGCCCTTGACTACAATACAGAAGCTCAAGTATGTCAAAATTTGATCTCTGCTTTTAGCGATCGCACCGTATTATTTATTACCCACCGTCTGGGCACGATCAAAAACGCTGATACCATCGTGGTGATGGATAAAGGAACAATCGTAGAAGTGGGCAGTCATGAAGAATTGATGGAACTACACGCCCGTTACTACTACCTATATCAACAACAACTAAAAACCGAAGTATAAAAAATATTTCCTCAGTCGTGGCTTAACCCTCGGCTGACTCCTCAATTAACCCTATCTAAGCAAAAACTATGCAATCTACAGATAATCGAAATTCAGGTCAAGAAAATCTTTTACGACGGGATGGCAGAGCCGAAACCCCTGAGAGCGAACAAAAAAACATTAACCTAGATACCTCTGGTTTTGAAAAAGGAGTTATTCTCAAACAATCTAGGGTATGGTCACGGGCGATCATCTGGAGTATCATGAGCGTCACTGTCTTCGCTGTTTTATGGGCTTATTTTGCCAAAATTGAACAGGTGGTGGCGGCCCGGGGCCAACTCAGGCCAGAAAAATCGGTACAGGAAATCCAAGCCCCCATCAATGGGGTGGTTAGTAGAGTAAATGTGGAAGATGGTCAAAGAATTGAGGCCGGAGATCCCCTCTTGGTGTTTGATTCGGAGGCCTCGGAGGCTCAATTAGAGTCTTTACTTAGTATTCGAGAATCTTTGGTTAAGGAAAATCGCTTTTATCGGGGTTTGACTAACTCTCGTTTTAGTACCTCCATGG is a genomic window of Cyanobacterium stanieri LEGE 03274 containing:
- the def gene encoding peptide deformylase, with product MTNTLVVEKEKVKAPLQLHILGDKVLRQNAKRIAKIDESVKELAVKMLQTMYAENGIGLAAPQVGVNKQMIVVDLQPDNENYPPLVMINPVIKKYSKEVCVLEEGCLSIPNVFLDVTRPSKIEVEFKNLSGKKQRIKASGWMARVIQHEMDHLTGILFVDRIKNNLALTQELTKQGLNVNAVRSIS
- a CDS encoding DUF3153 domain-containing protein; protein product: MKTILRRLILFVVLIVFLTGCVRYDVGVNFSQANNGTIIQHIKLGEQLTSFSEGEGNAWLNGIQKQALSLHGKVKRLSAEELVVTIPFNNGQDLVDKFNQFFVSGVDASGLTRARGESLLDLDASMSIQQNNGIFFERNVLHFSADLTPLGVVSDEGNIIISSGDLINLQLNFNFPWGAKLVTNDFPTWQRGEDNQYHVTLKAGQVNDVRAIFWLPNYIGLGAVAIALFTLLGFILKYPESLKSLKKS
- a CDS encoding AMP-binding protein, whose product is MILEQLKEFENNCTYNNQKIFLQGQTSYYVDKINKNNKKQSKIICLSTKNPQQFISIFLATLVTKSSIVLINPQWKRKELEQVTELIKPDFFFSENIEKEYNNHQNHHQYQGIMIPTGGTSGKIKFAIHTWETLSNSAMGFRDFWQEEKINCFCCLPLCHVSGLMQIVRAFITRGKLHIHDYSILKKVVPLNINYQDFFISLVPTQLHFFLNNNSSWLKKFKTVLVGGCHTSQNLQNICRFKQINLALTYGMTETASGITILKPDDFFAHQKGSGRVLPHAKISIESEKERIGKITIRGTSLFKGYYPNYQDYDSFETDDLGYFDLDNYLHIVGRNSRKIISGGENVHPLEIEELIVKIGLAKDVVIIGKNHDYWGQIICAIYVPIVKNNELYNLDSMKDKLRSHLSHYKIPKIWLKVDKIPRNPQGKVNYGYLEKMITI
- a CDS encoding peptidase domain-containing ABC transporter translates to MVYTLGSVEEFIATVAPFDRLSPSEIKQLAQEFNPLKYEMGQIMLVKDKIPPYISIIYEGQARYIGYDPRTSLPLSLKLISHGNVIGWQSLMRGFACETAIASTPVVALTLAREKFLNLLQQKREIKEYYQNTPGLIEIFDSLGYQLSHRATGEGNLKILSQEALKTSQVTHLEKGKINSLPPAPEGHIWCFSGGKIQNLSIGATVNPRETLEADTEIRLVSLDITLIESAHSNSVEARDNGSTPAPTENKDDPWQDNKTPSPSREQNPPVTPEILMDEDNIPQADNSILQEQPQNLFKEPKQALKSYPYFSGRSEADIGIACFRMLSKYFNIPYKGDILTRVIKQQVENNGALSLDVCGAIGELLGLTSQLVEVPAGAFARLEAPILVKLEDSLVVIYATGDKTIVVADPTLGRVREMKTISFLERWGQKGKALLLKKNKETAQQKFGLNWFIPSLIKFKWMLVEVFIASFFVQLFALANPLMIQVIIDKVIVQNSPDTLQVLGIFLVVLAVFEAILSTLRTYSFVDTTNRIDMALGSEIIDHLLRLPLRYFEKRPVGEISTRINELENIRSFLTGTALTVVLDAVFSVIYIVVMVIYSPTLTLVSMGIIPIFIVLTYIFSPLIRRQLREKAERNAETQSHLVEVMSGIQTVKAQNIELRSRWEWQERYARYVGTGFRTVITQTLAGSASNFLNQLSQLLVLWVGAYLVLQGELTLGQLIAFRIIAGYVTSPILRLAQLWQNFQQTALSLERLADIVDHPQEGEEDRDNIPMPSIEGNLKYENVCFRFKPNTPLQLNNVSIEFPAGTFVGIVGESGAGKSTLTKLVARLYEPESGRIMIDGYDVNRVELYSLRRQIGVVPQESLLFEGTIMDNIALTNPDATTEDIIEAAKIAVAHEFIMNLPNGYNTRVGERGASLSGGQRQRIAIARSVLQNPRMLILDEATSALDYNTEAQVCQNLISAFSDRTVLFITHRLGTIKNADTIVVMDKGTIVEVGSHEELMELHARYYYLYQQQLKTEV
- a CDS encoding Tab2/Atab2 family RNA-binding protein, coding for MGRIWELDFYSRPIFDENNKKLWEILICESPTDIDSDYNSLFRYSQFCSNSDVNSITLGGAIASAMEKAGETPSKIRFFRRQMNNMIIKACDDAGIPVFPSRHTYALNRWLDEREVDFYPHQEGYQAPKNTASVQYPQGNAISLPDAVKGDRTDKWALVSLGSDDFQDMNQWAIAFGEAFPLSLANIKENTKIPGLIIFSKRALPLAAWMSGLELGYLRLEKGQFPRICLETGVSDSWILANLTDDKTLAEGEGFENTKQQAHGVHFLAIQSSPDSESFEGFWLLKQES